The Candidatus Endomicrobium procryptotermitis genome has a window encoding:
- a CDS encoding adenylate kinase, with the protein MNFILLGAPGAGKGTQAKLIAEKYDIVHLSTGDMFREAKKQDKELDALMSAGKLISDEIVINMVKNRLKKDDVAVGFLLDGFPRTVKQAEELDKILKAENRSIDAVFCIEVSSEEVVKRISGRRSCGKCKADFNIVFNPPKEENMCDFCNGTLIQRADDKEDVVLNRLKVYENQTKPLAEYYKKAALLANIDGLKDEKGVFEQIVNYIENRKK; encoded by the coding sequence ATGAATTTTATATTATTAGGAGCGCCTGGAGCTGGAAAAGGTACTCAGGCAAAACTTATTGCTGAAAAATACGACATAGTTCATCTTTCTACTGGAGATATGTTCAGGGAAGCAAAAAAACAAGATAAAGAACTTGACGCTTTGATGTCGGCCGGTAAACTTATATCTGACGAGATAGTTATAAATATGGTTAAAAACCGTTTGAAGAAAGATGATGTAGCCGTCGGCTTTCTTTTGGATGGGTTTCCGAGAACGGTGAAGCAGGCCGAAGAATTAGATAAAATACTTAAAGCCGAAAATAGAAGCATAGATGCGGTTTTTTGTATAGAAGTAAGTTCAGAAGAAGTAGTTAAAAGAATTTCAGGAAGACGGTCCTGCGGAAAATGTAAAGCTGATTTTAACATTGTGTTTAATCCGCCAAAAGAGGAAAATATGTGTGATTTTTGTAATGGCACGCTTATTCAGAGAGCTGACGATAAAGAAGATGTAGTTCTCAACAGGCTTAAAGTTTACGAAAATCAGACAAAACCGCTGGCAGAATATTATAAAAAAGCCGCTCTTTTGGCAAATATTGACGGTTTGAAAGATGAAAAAGGCGTGTTTGAACAAATAGTAAATTATATTGAAAATCGGAAAAAATAA